The Caldanaerobius fijiensis DSM 17918 genome includes a region encoding these proteins:
- a CDS encoding UDP-N-acetylmuramoyl-tripeptide--D-alanyl-D-alanine ligase, whose product MFSIDDILSATGGKLVCGTKNVNITGITTDSRTVKNGDLFIPLKGQNFDGHDFIWQALENGAVAVMSSKDLALETSKVVIKVDDTLVALQRIAEYHRRRFDRLKVIGVTGSTGKTTTKEMISCILSQKYNILKTKGNYNNQIGLPLTILNLKPEHDIAVLEMGMSSFGEIRNLKNIAKPDIAVYTNIGISHIEKLGSRENILRAKLEMIEDFTEDDYVVLNADDDMLLKAKENMHSRVITYGVDRGDIRAFGIEQRDKLHFNVKFPGADDGVLNVEIDTYGKHNVYNALAAIAVGFIYKLDATDIITGLRDYRPEKMRLNIVKTKDLIIIDDAYNASPDSMKAAIDVLHDIGKDGFKTIAVLGDMKELGDYSYIAHRDVGKYVHQKGIDILVSVGRFAGYIADGALECGMEPERIYKADDNREAIELLKKILKKGDVILVKGSRAMMMEEITSFLRREEICEYLPN is encoded by the coding sequence ATGTTTAGCATTGATGATATTTTAAGTGCAACAGGTGGAAAGCTGGTTTGTGGTACAAAAAATGTAAATATAACGGGCATTACCACTGACTCTAGAACGGTAAAAAATGGCGATTTATTTATACCTTTGAAAGGACAAAATTTTGATGGTCATGATTTTATATGGCAGGCTTTAGAGAATGGTGCAGTAGCGGTTATGAGTTCTAAAGATCTTGCTCTTGAAACTTCAAAAGTGGTCATCAAGGTTGATGATACTCTCGTAGCTCTTCAACGAATTGCTGAATATCATAGAAGGCGGTTTGATAGGTTGAAAGTTATAGGAGTAACAGGCAGCACAGGTAAAACCACCACAAAAGAGATGATATCATGTATACTGAGCCAAAAATACAATATTTTAAAAACCAAGGGAAATTATAACAACCAGATAGGTCTTCCGTTAACCATACTAAACTTAAAACCAGAGCATGATATAGCAGTACTGGAAATGGGTATGAGTTCTTTTGGCGAGATAAGAAATTTAAAAAATATTGCAAAACCCGATATAGCTGTATATACCAATATAGGCATTTCACATATTGAGAAATTGGGTTCTAGGGAAAATATACTGAGAGCTAAACTGGAGATGATTGAGGACTTTACTGAGGATGATTATGTGGTCTTAAATGCCGACGATGATATGCTTTTGAAGGCAAAGGAAAACATGCATAGCCGTGTTATAACGTATGGAGTTGATAGAGGGGATATAAGAGCCTTTGGGATCGAGCAAAGGGATAAACTGCATTTCAATGTAAAGTTTCCTGGCGCAGATGATGGTGTTTTAAATGTAGAAATAGATACCTATGGCAAGCACAATGTGTACAATGCTCTGGCTGCTATAGCGGTGGGGTTTATATACAAGCTTGATGCCACTGATATAATCACAGGGTTGAGAGATTATAGACCCGAAAAAATGAGGTTAAATATTGTGAAAACCAAGGACCTCATTATAATAGATGACGCTTATAACGCCAGTCCTGATTCTATGAAAGCGGCTATTGATGTACTTCACGATATAGGAAAAGATGGGTTCAAAACCATTGCTGTATTGGGTGATATGAAGGAGCTGGGCGATTATTCTTATATAGCTCATCGAGATGTAGGAAAGTATGTACATCAAAAAGGCATTGATATATTGGTATCCGTTGGCAGATTCGCAGGATATATAGCTGATGGGGCTTTAGAATGCGGAATGGAACCTGAAAGGATATATAAAGCAGACGACAATAGAGAAGCGATTGAATTACTCAAGAAGATTTTAAAGAAGGGTGATGTTATATTGGTAAAAGGGTCAAGGGCTATGATGATGGAAGAAATTACAAGCTTCTTAAGGAGAGAAGAGATATGCGAATATTTACCCAATTGA
- a CDS encoding UDP-N-acetylmuramoyl-L-alanyl-D-glutamate--2,6-diaminopimelate ligase has translation MILRELLDGVDVISDYNGQIDIKGIKYDSRKVTSGDAFLCIKGFSVDGHRFAQEAVENGASVVIAQDDVAVDGAEVVMVRDTRIAMARIAANFYGHPSKDFVLIGVTGTNGKTTVTNIIRWVLRNLGYSVGLIGTINIAMDDEEIPSIHTTPESVDLQRIFKEMKDRGAHYVVMEVSSHSLALHRVDQCDFDVAVFTNLTQDHLDFHKTMEEYMKAKMRLFKMTKKSIVNVDDDYSDFFVQQANKPLYTYGINGGDFRARNVVMTNGVEFDLYHSGFITPIKFPIPGKFSVYNALAAIATLSALGFPVPNIAESLSTFPGVKGRCELVNCGTPYKVVIDYAHTPDGLENILKSVREFTINRLIVVFGCGGDRDKAKRPKMGEIAIRYADYTIITTDNPRSEDPQAIISDILKGINGNEDKYKVIVDRKEAIKYALGMAKEGDVVLLAGKGHETYQILRDKTIPFDEREIVKSIVGGKNV, from the coding sequence ATGATCTTGAGGGAATTATTAGATGGGGTTGATGTCATATCAGACTATAATGGTCAGATAGACATAAAGGGAATAAAATATGATTCCAGGAAAGTTACATCAGGCGATGCTTTTTTGTGTATAAAAGGTTTTAGTGTTGATGGCCACAGATTTGCACAGGAAGCAGTTGAAAATGGGGCATCGGTGGTAATAGCTCAGGATGATGTAGCTGTGGACGGTGCGGAAGTTGTGATGGTAAGGGATACAAGAATTGCAATGGCTAGAATTGCAGCTAATTTTTATGGTCATCCTTCAAAAGATTTTGTCCTGATAGGTGTTACTGGTACTAATGGTAAAACAACTGTTACCAATATTATAAGATGGGTCTTACGAAACCTTGGCTATAGCGTAGGGCTTATAGGTACTATTAATATAGCTATGGATGATGAAGAGATTCCATCAATTCACACTACCCCTGAATCTGTAGATTTGCAGCGGATTTTCAAAGAAATGAAGGATCGGGGTGCCCATTATGTGGTTATGGAAGTTTCTTCCCATTCACTGGCACTTCATAGGGTAGATCAATGTGATTTTGATGTAGCTGTATTTACTAATTTAACTCAAGATCATCTGGATTTTCACAAGACAATGGAAGAGTATATGAAAGCAAAAATGAGGTTATTTAAGATGACAAAAAAGAGCATTGTAAATGTGGATGATGATTATAGCGATTTTTTTGTCCAGCAGGCTAATAAACCATTGTATACATATGGTATAAATGGTGGGGATTTCAGGGCCAGGAATGTAGTGATGACTAACGGAGTGGAATTTGACCTTTATCACAGCGGTTTTATCACACCTATAAAATTTCCCATCCCGGGGAAGTTCAGTGTTTATAATGCGTTGGCTGCTATAGCGACTTTGAGCGCTTTAGGATTTCCTGTACCGAATATAGCTGAATCTTTAAGCACATTTCCCGGAGTGAAAGGCAGGTGTGAGCTGGTGAATTGTGGTACACCTTATAAGGTTGTGATTGACTATGCTCACACTCCGGATGGACTTGAAAATATATTGAAGTCGGTAAGGGAGTTTACGATAAATAGATTGATAGTCGTTTTTGGGTGTGGCGGGGATAGGGATAAAGCTAAAAGACCTAAGATGGGCGAGATTGCCATTCGATATGCCGATTATACCATAATTACTACGGATAATCCACGTTCTGAAGATCCCCAGGCTATTATATCTGACATATTAAAAGGCATAAACGGGAATGAAGACAAATATAAAGTGATAGTCGATAGAAAAGAGGCTATAAAGTATGCACTTGGCATGGCAAAAGAAGGCGATGTAGTGTTATTGGCTGGTAAGGGCCATGAAACTTATCAAATATTAAGGGATAAGACCATACCTTTTGATGAAAGAGAAATTGTAAAAAGTATAGTTGGAGGAAAAAATGTTTAG
- a CDS encoding stage V sporulation protein D — MLLIVVLITSALSVRLGYIQMIKGPTYTKMAKDQWTLDVMVAPKRGTIYDRNGNELAVSVTAGKVSAIPREIRDPHGTAQVLSKLLELKEDEVYKKLTQNVQEVLLKRRVSEDIVKKLRELKLPGIEISNDTKRYYPEGRLLSHVLGFTGADNQGLDGVELIYDKYLKGIPGYISLPIDALGRKIDDQLTQYNKPKDGFSIVLTIDENIQKFTEKALEDAYTVNKPAKGITAIVMEPNTGEILALANKPDYDPNNPFEGDQNSLFKKWRDKAISDTYEPGSVFKTITAAAALDSGYVKPDDRFYDRGFVTVAGHQIKCWAWYAPHGSETFVEGVQNSCNVVFVETAQKMGSPVFYKYINAFGFGKPTNISLPGEATGIVTPLSKVGPVELATISFGQGISVTPLQMIDALSAIANGGNLMQPMLVKYIKDPDSGKIIKEFKPNVVRRVISSETSREMREILESVVSKGTGKKSYIPGYRVAGKTGTTEKYVPGKYVASFAGFAPADDPKIAVIVMIDEPTGEGHMGGAIAAPVVKSIIEDSLKYLGVKPRYTPEESKELVRGDIVIPDFTGMKVEDAKVKVIESKLTYKVDGIGDVVLDQSPKPGAYAKEGSTIFLYASKDIDSIVITIPDLIGKTLREALSELNSHGLKVSISGDGIVVAQDPPAGVQVKRGTIVHLTLKQQQQPIGP; from the coding sequence ATGTTATTGATAGTAGTATTGATAACATCAGCTTTAAGCGTAAGACTTGGCTATATACAGATGATAAAAGGACCGACTTACACAAAGATGGCTAAGGATCAATGGACACTGGATGTAATGGTAGCTCCAAAGCGTGGTACCATATACGACCGAAATGGAAATGAACTGGCAGTCAGCGTTACGGCTGGTAAAGTGTCAGCAATACCCAGGGAGATAAGGGATCCACATGGAACCGCTCAAGTACTATCAAAATTATTGGAGCTTAAAGAAGATGAGGTTTATAAAAAGCTTACCCAAAATGTACAGGAGGTGCTTTTGAAGCGTCGGGTATCTGAGGACATCGTAAAAAAATTAAGAGAATTAAAATTGCCAGGAATAGAAATATCTAACGATACAAAAAGGTATTATCCCGAAGGTCGTTTGCTTTCCCATGTGCTTGGTTTTACTGGTGCAGATAACCAGGGTTTGGATGGCGTTGAATTGATATATGACAAGTATTTAAAGGGCATTCCAGGATATATATCATTGCCCATTGATGCTTTGGGTAGAAAGATTGATGATCAGTTGACGCAGTATAACAAGCCCAAAGATGGTTTCAGTATCGTATTGACTATTGATGAGAATATACAAAAGTTTACTGAGAAGGCTCTAGAAGATGCATATACAGTAAATAAACCTGCAAAGGGGATAACGGCTATAGTTATGGAACCCAATACCGGAGAAATATTGGCGCTGGCTAACAAGCCTGATTATGATCCTAACAATCCATTCGAGGGCGATCAAAACAGCTTGTTTAAAAAATGGAGAGATAAAGCTATTTCAGATACCTATGAACCAGGATCGGTTTTTAAGACCATAACTGCAGCGGCGGCACTGGATTCTGGCTATGTAAAACCTGATGATAGATTTTATGATAGGGGATTTGTTACTGTAGCGGGGCATCAAATAAAATGTTGGGCATGGTATGCACCACATGGTTCTGAAACATTTGTTGAAGGCGTGCAGAATTCCTGCAATGTGGTATTTGTGGAAACGGCCCAGAAGATGGGCTCACCTGTATTTTACAAATATATCAACGCTTTTGGATTTGGCAAACCCACAAATATCAGTCTACCTGGTGAAGCCACCGGAATTGTAACTCCATTATCGAAAGTTGGACCTGTAGAGCTTGCTACCATATCTTTTGGTCAGGGTATATCGGTCACTCCTCTTCAGATGATAGATGCATTGTCTGCTATTGCTAATGGAGGAAATCTCATGCAACCCATGCTAGTTAAGTATATAAAAGATCCTGATAGCGGTAAAATCATAAAGGAGTTTAAGCCAAATGTTGTAAGAAGAGTTATATCCTCTGAGACTTCCAGAGAGATGAGGGAAATATTAGAAAGCGTGGTATCCAAGGGAACAGGTAAAAAATCATATATACCGGGTTACAGAGTTGCGGGCAAAACGGGAACGACAGAAAAATATGTACCTGGTAAGTATGTGGCTTCTTTTGCAGGTTTTGCACCAGCAGATGATCCCAAGATAGCTGTCATTGTCATGATCGATGAGCCTACAGGAGAAGGACATATGGGTGGTGCTATTGCTGCACCTGTGGTGAAAAGTATTATTGAAGATTCTTTAAAATACCTTGGAGTGAAACCAAGGTATACTCCAGAGGAGAGTAAAGAACTAGTAAGAGGCGATATCGTTATTCCAGATTTTACAGGTATGAAGGTTGAAGATGCTAAAGTTAAAGTTATAGAGTCAAAATTGACGTATAAAGTGGATGGAATAGGTGATGTTGTTTTAGATCAATCGCCAAAACCTGGCGCTTATGCGAAAGAGGGTTCAACAATATTTTTGTACGCGTCGAAAGACATCGATTCAATTGTAATTACCATACCAGATCTCATAGGTAAAACATTGAGGGAAGCATTGAGTGAACTCAACAGCCATGGTTTGAAGGTTAGTATAAGCGGTGATGGTATTGTGGTTGCCCAAGACCCACCGGCAGGTGTTCAGGTTAAAAGAGGTACGATTGTACATCTGACATTAAAACAACAACAACAGCCCATTGGACCTTAA
- a CDS encoding septum formation initiator family protein, with product MFIEQRSYYEVWEQKEQVKQHKKKPKSRKKLKQLIEIALVLAVGIIITSCYATIAKMSYINESLSKQYSQIEAQNKELKLQLARSKNLQRIEYIAVNKLGMVKPDETQIVYVKVPKVNKKAN from the coding sequence TTGTTTATAGAGCAAAGGTCCTATTATGAGGTATGGGAACAAAAAGAGCAAGTTAAACAACATAAGAAAAAACCTAAATCTCGTAAAAAGTTAAAGCAACTTATTGAGATAGCATTGGTTCTTGCTGTTGGCATTATAATAACATCTTGTTATGCGACTATTGCGAAGATGAGCTATATAAATGAAAGCTTATCCAAGCAGTATAGTCAAATAGAAGCACAAAATAAAGAACTTAAACTGCAGCTTGCCCGTTCGAAAAATCTACAGCGGATTGAATATATAGCTGTGAACAAATTAGGTATGGTAAAGCCTGATGAAACGCAAATTGTTTATGTAAAGGTTCCAAAGGTCAACAAAAAAGCAAATTGA
- the rsmH gene encoding 16S rRNA (cytosine(1402)-N(4))-methyltransferase RsmH, whose product MDFRHVPIMLNEVIDALNLQQGSVIVDATIGGAGHSSEIIKRILPGGLLIGIDQDEDAIMASQQRLGPYSPNVVIKKANFSDIKKVLSSLGISRVDGILADIGVSSHQLDEAHRGFSYMHDAPLDMRMDRSSKVTAEVLVNTLSKSDLEKIIREYGEERWASRISEFIVRERQQKPIKTTGQLVDIIKAAIPARSRREGPHPAKRTFQALRIAVNDELNNLENAIWDFIDVLRPGGRLAIITFHSLEDRIVKTAFKNAENPCICPKDFPVCICNRKPLIKIITKKPIIPSEEEQQDNPRSRSAKLRVAEKL is encoded by the coding sequence ATGGATTTTAGACATGTTCCAATAATGCTAAATGAAGTCATTGATGCGCTCAACCTGCAACAGGGCAGTGTAATAGTTGACGCTACGATAGGCGGTGCCGGACATTCATCGGAAATCATAAAGCGCATATTGCCAGGAGGGCTTTTGATAGGGATTGATCAGGATGAAGATGCAATAATGGCCTCGCAACAAAGGCTTGGCCCATACAGCCCAAATGTCGTAATAAAAAAAGCAAATTTTTCGGACATAAAAAAGGTATTGTCGAGTTTGGGGATTTCACGGGTGGATGGCATACTGGCAGATATCGGGGTTTCATCGCATCAATTAGACGAAGCACATAGGGGTTTCTCATATATGCATGATGCACCACTGGATATGAGGATGGATAGAAGCTCAAAAGTTACAGCGGAAGTGCTGGTAAACACACTTTCCAAAAGTGATCTGGAGAAAATTATAAGGGAATATGGGGAAGAGCGTTGGGCTTCGAGAATTTCAGAATTTATAGTGAGAGAAAGGCAACAAAAACCAATTAAGACCACCGGGCAACTTGTTGATATCATCAAAGCGGCGATTCCAGCCAGGAGTAGGCGGGAAGGGCCTCATCCTGCTAAAAGGACCTTTCAGGCGTTGAGGATTGCGGTAAACGATGAACTTAATAACCTGGAAAATGCAATATGGGATTTTATCGACGTTTTAAGGCCAGGAGGAAGGCTGGCTATAATAACTTTTCATTCACTGGAAGACAGGATCGTAAAAACAGCGTTTAAAAATGCTGAAAATCCATGCATATGTCCCAAGGACTTTCCTGTATGTATATGTAACAGGAAACCATTGATAAAAATCATCACTAAGAAACCTATAATACCTTCGGAAGAGGAGCAACAGGATAATCCCAGGAGTCGAAGCGCTAAACTTCGCGTTGCCGAGAAACTGTAA
- the mraZ gene encoding division/cell wall cluster transcriptional repressor MraZ, translating into MFFGEYQHTMDPKGRVILPSKFREELGDSFIITKGLDECLFVYSKSEWERIEQKLRELPLNRKDARAFMRFFFAGASQCEVDKQGRVLIPQNLREYASLKKDLMIIGVSTRVEIWSLEKWQKYINDTGALFEEIAENLDDLEI; encoded by the coding sequence ATGTTTTTTGGCGAGTATCAGCATACCATGGACCCCAAAGGCCGTGTGATTTTACCGTCTAAGTTCAGGGAGGAATTGGGCGATAGTTTTATAATCACAAAAGGTCTTGATGAATGTCTTTTTGTATATTCTAAAAGCGAATGGGAGAGAATAGAACAGAAGTTGCGAGAATTACCACTCAATAGAAAAGATGCCAGGGCTTTTATGCGATTTTTTTTCGCGGGGGCATCTCAGTGTGAAGTGGATAAACAGGGCAGGGTGCTGATACCCCAAAATCTGAGAGAGTATGCATCGTTAAAAAAAGATTTGATGATAATAGGCGTTTCTACAAGAGTGGAAATATGGAGCCTGGAAAAGTGGCAAAAATATATAAATGATACAGGTGCTTTGTTTGAAGAAATCGCAGAAAATTTAGACGATCTGGAAATATAG
- the yfmH gene encoding EF-P 5-aminopentanol modification-associated protein YfmH, which produces MREIIKNNILNEEIVHHLTPSGLNVFVMPKKGYTKQYAIYATHYGSNDSKFIVPGEDKPTEVPDGIAHFLEHKMFEEEHGNIFDEYSKLGASANAFTNFNMTAYLFSSTDRFYDCLKVLVGFVQRPYFTDENVEKEKGIIGQEIRMYEDDPNWRVYFNALDALYKVHPVKIDIAGTIESISKINKDLLYKCYYTFYTPQNMVLFVVGDVDSEEVFRIADEMVKPGKVKGEVVRIYPDEPKSVNKTQVVQDMMVSIPLFNIGFKDTDVGYDGYKLLKKGIEMEIALNILIGKSSRLYNDLYDSGLIDNDFGFDFESQKDYGHSIIGGESREPYAVMDAIVKEVERIKKEGIAEGDFDRIKRFIKGRYIKMFNSVENIAHAFVSYYMKGISIFDVYKAVEEVKIQDINSRFEEHFNNPVISIINPISAK; this is translated from the coding sequence ATGCGGGAAATTATTAAAAATAATATTTTAAATGAAGAAATTGTACATCATCTAACGCCAAGTGGTTTAAATGTATTTGTAATGCCTAAAAAAGGTTATACAAAGCAATATGCTATATACGCTACCCATTATGGGTCTAACGATAGTAAATTTATTGTGCCTGGCGAAGATAAACCGACAGAGGTGCCAGATGGTATTGCCCATTTTTTGGAGCACAAGATGTTTGAAGAAGAACATGGCAATATTTTTGACGAGTACAGCAAATTAGGGGCCTCTGCTAATGCATTTACTAACTTTAACATGACGGCATATTTATTTAGCAGTACAGATAGGTTCTATGATTGCCTTAAAGTATTGGTGGGATTTGTCCAGAGACCTTATTTCACAGATGAAAACGTGGAGAAAGAAAAAGGTATAATAGGGCAGGAAATAAGGATGTATGAAGACGATCCAAACTGGAGAGTTTATTTTAATGCCCTTGACGCTTTATATAAAGTTCATCCGGTGAAAATAGACATTGCTGGTACTATTGAGAGTATATCGAAGATCAACAAGGATTTGCTTTATAAATGCTACTATACCTTTTACACCCCTCAGAACATGGTTCTTTTTGTCGTAGGGGATGTGGACAGCGAAGAAGTTTTTAGGATAGCTGATGAAATGGTGAAACCAGGCAAAGTGAAGGGTGAAGTAGTACGAATTTATCCTGATGAGCCCAAAAGCGTGAATAAAACTCAAGTGGTACAGGATATGATGGTGTCTATTCCACTGTTTAATATAGGTTTTAAGGACACAGATGTAGGTTATGATGGTTACAAGTTGTTAAAGAAAGGTATTGAAATGGAGATAGCTTTAAACATATTGATAGGCAAAAGTTCCAGGCTTTACAATGACCTTTATGACAGTGGATTGATTGATAATGATTTTGGATTTGATTTTGAAAGTCAGAAAGATTATGGTCATTCTATTATAGGTGGCGAGTCGAGAGAACCGTATGCTGTTATGGATGCTATAGTTAAAGAAGTTGAAAGGATAAAAAAAGAGGGAATAGCTGAGGGGGACTTTGATAGGATAAAAAGGTTTATAAAAGGCAGGTATATTAAGATGTTTAATTCTGTGGAGAATATTGCCCATGCTTTTGTATCCTATTACATGAAAGGGATAAGCATCTTTGATGTGTATAAGGCTGTGGAAGAGGTAAAGATCCAAGATATTAATAGCCGCTTTGAAGAGCATTTTAATAATCCAGTTATATCTATTATCAATCCTATAAGTGCCAAATAA
- the yfmF gene encoding EF-P 5-aminopentanol modification-associated protein YfmF has product MQIANGVNLHVDRLNKFKTTSINVYIQEELGENASKFALLPSVLNRGCEGYPTYKDITRYLENLYGASFRIGVGKKGERQFIQFNMEVVDDKYTDQEIFTEAVDFILRVITRPVLENGYFKRDNVEIEKRNQINQIRARINDKTSYAVERCFEEMCKGERFAIDRLGTEEMTNAIDEKNLYEYYVEVLRSNPIDIFVIGDVDEEKVKEIIRRAFDIQRENVKAISPTNVYHKVNEVKEVIDRFDVTQGKLSLGYRTNIAPDSDDYFKLVVFNGILGGGPHSKLFMNVREKASLAYYAFSRLERYKGLMIISSGIEIENYQKALDIINQQIEDMKAGKISDYEYDSTIKAIENSIKSITDSPFQRADFIFSESIIGTNYDFDTYLKKIRNVTIADVVDVAKKIELDTIYFMRNREGAQ; this is encoded by the coding sequence TTGCAAATAGCAAATGGTGTCAACTTACATGTTGACAGGTTGAACAAGTTTAAGACCACATCGATAAATGTGTACATACAAGAAGAATTGGGTGAAAATGCTTCTAAATTTGCTTTGCTTCCATCTGTACTGAATAGAGGTTGTGAAGGATATCCTACTTATAAGGATATAACGAGGTATCTTGAAAATCTATATGGAGCCAGCTTTAGAATTGGCGTTGGCAAGAAGGGTGAGAGGCAGTTTATACAGTTTAATATGGAAGTGGTCGATGATAAATATACCGATCAGGAGATATTTACAGAAGCAGTAGATTTTATACTCAGAGTTATAACCCGCCCCGTACTGGAAAACGGATATTTTAAAAGAGATAATGTGGAAATAGAGAAACGGAACCAGATAAACCAGATAAGAGCCAGAATCAATGATAAGACCAGTTACGCGGTCGAACGTTGTTTTGAAGAAATGTGTAAAGGTGAGAGATTTGCTATCGATCGGTTGGGCACGGAGGAAATGACCAATGCCATAGACGAAAAGAACCTATATGAATATTATGTAGAGGTATTGAGGTCCAATCCTATTGATATCTTTGTGATAGGGGATGTTGATGAAGAGAAGGTAAAAGAGATTATAAGGCGGGCTTTTGATATACAAAGGGAGAACGTTAAAGCGATAAGTCCGACAAATGTATATCATAAGGTGAACGAAGTTAAAGAGGTAATAGACAGGTTTGATGTAACTCAAGGAAAACTTTCACTTGGGTATAGAACCAATATAGCGCCCGATAGTGATGATTATTTTAAATTAGTAGTATTTAATGGTATTTTAGGTGGAGGACCTCACTCTAAGCTGTTTATGAACGTGAGAGAAAAAGCCAGCCTTGCCTATTACGCATTTTCGAGGCTTGAGAGGTATAAAGGCCTTATGATCATATCTTCGGGTATTGAAATAGAGAACTATCAAAAGGCATTGGATATCATAAATCAGCAGATCGAGGATATGAAGGCAGGAAAGATATCGGATTACGAATATGATAGCACTATAAAGGCTATAGAAAACAGCATAAAATCTATAACTGATAGTCCATTTCAAAGGGCAGATTTTATATTCAGCGAGTCAATCATAGGTACTAATTATGATTTTGATACCTATTTAAAAAAGATAAGAAATGTTACTATTGCCGATGTGGTGGATGTGGCTAAAAAGATAGAATTGGATACGATTTATTTCATGAGAAACAGGGAAGGGGCGCAATGA